In one window of Duganella dendranthematis DNA:
- a CDS encoding YciI family protein — MRFMIIVKATADSEAGKLPSTELMTAMGKFNEELVNAGVLLAGEGLHPTARGARIHFDGASRTVTDGPFSETKELIAGFWLIQVKSKEEAIEWMKRCPNPFDVPSDIEIRQVYEMSDFGDAATPEVVAQEEALRARL; from the coding sequence ATGCGATTCATGATCATTGTAAAAGCCACCGCCGACTCCGAAGCGGGCAAGCTGCCCAGCACCGAGCTGATGACCGCCATGGGCAAGTTCAACGAGGAACTGGTCAACGCCGGCGTGCTGCTGGCGGGCGAGGGCCTGCATCCGACCGCCAGAGGCGCGCGCATCCATTTCGACGGCGCCAGCCGCACCGTGACCGACGGCCCGTTCTCCGAGACCAAGGAGTTGATCGCCGGTTTCTGGCTGATCCAGGTGAAATCGAAGGAAGAGGCGATTGAGTGGATGAAGCGCTGTCCGAATCCATTCGATGTGCCGTCGGACATCGAAATCCGTCAAGTGTATGAAATGAGCGACTTTGGCGACGCCGCCACGCCGGAAGTGGTGGCCCAGGAGGAGGCTTTACGGGCGCGCCTGTGA
- a CDS encoding VOC family protein — MTTTVIPHLVCEGAADAIEFYKKAFNAVEQMRMPGDNGRIMHAALTIGNSTIMLADDFPEYGGLGPKALKGSPVTLHMVVPDVDASFQQAVDAGASVRMAPADMFWDDRYGQVTDPFGHHWSIATHIKDMTPAEMMEAMKQQSECQ; from the coding sequence ATGACCACCACCGTGATTCCACACCTGGTATGCGAAGGCGCCGCCGACGCTATCGAGTTCTATAAAAAAGCCTTCAACGCCGTCGAGCAGATGCGCATGCCTGGCGATAACGGCCGCATCATGCATGCCGCCCTCACCATCGGCAACTCCACCATCATGCTGGCCGATGACTTCCCCGAATACGGCGGTCTCGGGCCGAAGGCGCTGAAAGGCAGCCCGGTCACGCTGCATATGGTTGTGCCGGACGTGGACGCCTCGTTCCAGCAGGCGGTGGACGCCGGCGCCTCGGTGCGCATGGCGCCGGCCGATATGTTCTGGGACGACCGCTACGGGCAGGTCACCGATCCGTTCGGCCATCACTGGTCCATCGCCACCCACATCAAGGACATGACGCCGGCCGAGATGATGGAAGCGATGAAACAGCAGTCCGAATGTCAGTAA